The Clostridium beijerinckii genomic sequence TCTACATTTGTTTTTTCTAAATATGATTCTCCAATATTTCTTAATAATACTACTTTTAATACATTATCAATATTTTTCTTATCTAATGCTATTGTATCTAAAACTTCCGAGCTATCATCTATTTCAACTTCATAAGGAAGATTGTATTGCACTAGTATCTCTCTTATCTCTTCACTAACGCCTTGATCAGTTAATCCTTTATTTTCTGCAATCTTACTTATTTCATACATTCCTATAGCTACTGCTTCCCCATGTGTAAACTTCTTAAAGTTATAATATGTCTCTATGGCATGACCTAGTGTATGTCCAAAATTTAGCAGCATTCTCTCTCCAGTATCTTTTTCATCATTTTCCACAACGCATTTTTTTATAAAGCAACATTTGTGGATAATTTTTTCTATATTGTTCATAACCTCTTCTTTATTTTTTAAGCTTTTCAAAAAGTAAAAGAATTCCTTATCTTTTATACATCCGTATTTAATAACCTCTGCCATTCCGTCCCTAAAAAATCTTTCACTTAAAGTTTCAAGTACATTTGGATCTATTAAAACTAATTTAGGATGATAAAAACTTCCCACTAAATTTTTACCTCTTTCTAAATCTACAGCAACCTTTCCACCTACGCTGCTATCAACTTGAGCAAGAAGTGAAGTTGGTATTTGAACAAAATCTACACCTCTTAAGAAAGTTGATGCAGCAAATCCTCCAAGATCTCCAATTACTCCTCCGCCTAAAGTTATAATCAAGTCACTTCTTGTAATTTTAAAATCTAATAGTTCATTATATATCAAAGGAAGGGTACTAAACGCTTTAGTTTCCTCACCTGGCTCTAGTTCCATTAGCTTAACATCATATCCTGATTTAATTAAACATGATTTTATCCTATCTCCATAATGAGAACCTACATTTTTATCAGTTAGTATAAATATCTTTTTACCTTTAAAAACTTTTTGGATTTCCAGATTTACTTCATCAATTAATCCTTTTTTAATTATGATTGGATAACTTCTTTCACCAAGTTCAACAACTAAATCTTCCATTTATCAACACTCCTCTTTTACTTAAACAGTTAGCATCATGACTAAGATTACGTTATAACTCTTTTCTATCTTTTAGATACTTGTAATGAGTAATTGTTAATGCCGACTGTTCTTTAATTTAATAAATTTATATTTCTCTTCCAACAGCCGCTGCAATAACTTTTAACTCTTCCATAAGTTTTGCAAACTTACTTGGCTTTATTGATTGTGGACCATCACATAATGCATTTTCTGGATCATTATGAACTTCAATAATAAGTCCATCTGCTCCAACTGCAACCGCTGCTTTTGCTAGAGGTTCAACCATCCAGTACTTTCCTGCAGAATGACTCGGATCAATTACTATAGGTAAGTGACTTAATTTTTTAACAGCAGGTACTGCACTTAAGTCTAAAGTATTTCTTGTATAGTTTTCAAATGTTCTTATTCCTCTTTCGCACAGAATTACATTTTCATTACCACCAGCCATAATATATTCAGCTGACATTAACCATTCCTCTATAGTTGCTGATAAACCTCTTTTTAATAATATGGGCTTGTTAGTTTTTCCAAGTTCCTTTAACAAATCAAAATTTTGCATATTTCTAGCACCAACTTGAATTACATCTACATTTTCAACAAATGTCTCTATATCATAAGGAGACATAAGCTCTGTAACTATTGGCAATCCTGTATTTGCTCTTGCTTTTTTTAAAAGCTCTAATCCTTCATATTTCATTCCCTGAAACGCATACGGTGAAGTTCTTGGCTTAAATGCTCCGCCTCTTAATAAATTTGCCCCAATTTCTTTAACTTCTTTTGCTATTTCAATGATTTGTTCTTCACTTTCAACAGAACATGGACCTGCAATCATTGCTATTTTCTTTCCCCCAATTTTAACTCCATTAATGTCTACTATTGTATCTTCTGGATGAAACATTCTATTTGCTTTTTTGAAAGGTTCTTGAACTTTCATAACTCTTTCAACTATTCCATTAGCCGCTACAACTGAAGGATCTATTGCACTTGTATCCCCAACTAATCCTAAGATACTAACATCTGATCCAACAACTAAGCTCACTGAAACACCCTTTGCTTCTAGTTGTTTTGTCAATCTTTCTATTTCTTCCTGCTTTGCTTTTTGCTTTAATATTACTACCATTTTATATTGCCCCCTTGCAGATGTTTAATTATTTGCGAAAAAAAATGGAACTCATGTATAATGAGTTCCATAAAATATCAATGCTGATATATATTACAAACTTATATAAAATATAAAAAACTCATTAAAAAGGTATTTTTCAGTTTTTTGCAA encodes the following:
- the aroB gene encoding 3-dehydroquinate synthase yields the protein MEDLVVELGERSYPIIIKKGLIDEVNLEIQKVFKGKKIFILTDKNVGSHYGDRIKSCLIKSGYDVKLMELEPGEETKAFSTLPLIYNELLDFKITRSDLIITLGGGVIGDLGGFAASTFLRGVDFVQIPTSLLAQVDSSVGGKVAVDLERGKNLVGSFYHPKLVLIDPNVLETLSERFFRDGMAEVIKYGCIKDKEFFYFLKSLKNKEEVMNNIEKIIHKCCFIKKCVVENDEKDTGERMLLNFGHTLGHAIETYYNFKKFTHGEAVAIGMYEISKIAENKGLTDQGVSEEIREILVQYNLPYEVEIDDSSEVLDTIALDKKNIDNVLKVVLLRNIGESYLEKTNVEFFS
- the aroF gene encoding 3-deoxy-7-phosphoheptulonate synthase, with the protein product MVVILKQKAKQEEIERLTKQLEAKGVSVSLVVGSDVSILGLVGDTSAIDPSVVAANGIVERVMKVQEPFKKANRMFHPEDTIVDINGVKIGGKKIAMIAGPCSVESEEQIIEIAKEVKEIGANLLRGGAFKPRTSPYAFQGMKYEGLELLKKARANTGLPIVTELMSPYDIETFVENVDVIQVGARNMQNFDLLKELGKTNKPILLKRGLSATIEEWLMSAEYIMAGGNENVILCERGIRTFENYTRNTLDLSAVPAVKKLSHLPIVIDPSHSAGKYWMVEPLAKAAVAVGADGLIIEVHNDPENALCDGPQSIKPSKFAKLMEELKVIAAAVGREI